CTGCTGCACAAGGCGGCACTTGAAGGTTATGCTGATGTGGCGGAATTGCTTGTCTCCAAAGGCCTTGATATCAATGCCAGGGATAAATCAGGCAAAACAGCTCTCCATGCCGCGGCCTCCAAAGGTTACGTAAAGGTAGTAGAAGTATTACTCTCCAATGGAGCCGATGTAAACGCCAAGGATAATTACGACCTGACACCACTGCATTTGGCAGCGGCAAAAGGTCATAAAGACGCAGCGAATCTTCTTGTATCAAAGGGTGCTGATGTCAACGCGGTAAACAAGAAAGGATATACACCCTTACAGGTAGCGGAGATTTATGGTTATAAAGATATGATGGAGCCTGGCAGGAAAGGAGCGTCACGGGCATCTTACAAGCCTTTCACAGGAAGATGTAAAGAGATAATTAATGGGAGTACATTGACAGTCATACATAATGGCATGGAAGTAACCTTGAGATTATATGGTGCAGAATGCCCAAAACAAGGGCAGAACTTCCATAATGAGGCTAAGGAGTTCACCTCAAATCTTATTCTCAATAAAGAGATAAGTATACAGGTGATGGAGGTCGATCACGACAGAAACAGCTATGCGGTAGTAAAGATTGGCAATAAAGATGTGGGCTGTGAATTATTGAAATCCGGCCTGGCCTGGTATAAACATCGTTATAGCACCGCAAAAGATGAATATATGACTGCGGAAAGAGATGCAAAAAAGAAAAAAGCAGCAATCTGGTCTGAAGCAAACCCGGTACCCCCGTGGGAATATAAGTGAGGGTCTCGGAATATTACTTATTATTCCTGGCCTTATCAAGAAAATCGACAATTTCGGGGTGCTTTTTCTCTG
This genomic interval from Candidatus Eremiobacterota bacterium contains the following:
- a CDS encoding ankyrin repeat domain-containing protein, which produces MRKPICLFLVAVFFLLIYGPVMASDKSDLYDAIINCNKAKFQELIAKPDLVNALLRGKSSNGKRTIVATPLYFAVRSDRPEFVRILLASGADVSIKADNGLVPLHCAKSKEVAELLISKGTDINARDKEGWTLLHYAADSGCKEVAEFLISKGVDVNERDDQGVSPLFYAVGSDRREVAELLISKGADTGARDKKGVTPFHCAAKKEMAELLISKGVDIKVKTDDGWNLLHKAALEGYADVAELLVSKGLDINARDKSGKTALHAAASKGYVKVVEVLLSNGADVNAKDNYDLTPLHLAAAKGHKDAANLLVSKGADVNAVNKKGYTPLQVAEIYGYKDMMEPGRKGASRASYKPFTGRCKEIINGSTLTVIHNGMEVTLRLYGAECPKQGQNFHNEAKEFTSNLILNKEISIQVMEVDHDRNSYAVVKIGNKDVGCELLKSGLAWYKHRYSTAKDEYMTAERDAKKKKAAIWSEANPVPPWEYK